One stretch of Pradoshia sp. D12 DNA includes these proteins:
- a CDS encoding DinB family protein → MRKQLKQNEYAPYYQPYVELVPEGDLIQILSEQIKQTIANLEKTTDTQAEFRYAEGKWSIKEVIGHMIDTERIMAYRLLAIARGERRNLPGFNEEEYVQQASFTKQTVEELLQNFSIVRQSTIILLKSLRSEEWLRRGTANDCDITVRALAVIIAGHELHHRSIISERYMNADSIPNQ, encoded by the coding sequence ATGCGAAAACAATTAAAACAAAATGAATATGCTCCTTATTATCAACCATATGTAGAATTAGTTCCGGAAGGTGATTTGATCCAAATTTTATCCGAACAAATAAAACAGACGATTGCCAATCTGGAAAAAACAACTGATACTCAGGCGGAATTCCGTTATGCCGAAGGAAAATGGAGTATCAAGGAAGTTATTGGGCATATGATTGATACAGAGAGAATCATGGCATACAGGCTTCTTGCAATCGCGCGAGGAGAACGCAGAAACTTGCCAGGTTTTAATGAAGAAGAATATGTTCAGCAAGCATCCTTTACAAAACAAACAGTAGAAGAGCTCCTACAAAACTTTTCTATCGTCCGTCAGTCAACGATTATATTATTAAAAAGTCTCCGCAGTGAAGAGTGGCTGCGCCGAGGCACAGCTAATGATTGCGATATAACGGTTCGGGCTCTGGCTGTTATCATTGCCGGGCATGAATTACATCATCGCAGTATCATCAGTGAACGATATATGAACGCTGACTCAATTCCAAATCAATAA